DNA from Athene noctua chromosome Z, bAthNoc1.hap1.1, whole genome shotgun sequence:
AGGGACAGACAGCCAGGACCACATACCTGGCTCAGGACAGCATCTCCTCCTGTTCTTCACTGGGGAGTAAGGGCAgcctgctgccagagctgggaccTGGATCACCACCCCCTTGAGAGACACAGAAGACAGACCTGGCAGGGATATGTGATGAATGGCTGCATTGCTCTGAGGAGGGTGCGTTTACTGCTCCCAGAATAGATGGGAGCTATGAGTTTTGCAGCCACACTTTTACAGGCAGGTTGGCCGAGCCATTCCTCAAACTCTGATGGAAATAGATCAACCTGCTTCCAACATCCAAGAGGTTGGTGCAAGCCCCTTCTCCCTCGGGTTCCCAAGGAACTGGACCAGGACATTGTGCTCCTTGTCAGGGTAGCCTCCAGCCAAGGATGAGCCCAATCAACCCCACGGTAAACCCCTTCTGCAGCCCCTGACCTGCACAGGAACCCacaccagctgcagcagctcagccccggTGCAGATCCACACTGAGcatcctccccctccccagccgtAGCCCCTCGCGGGTGACTGAGTGAGCAGCAGGAGGGCTTCTGCCCAAGCAAGCACCAGCTATCCTCCTTTCCCACTCAGGCTGTTTGTCTTGGCCTCTCTTCCCATAccagccttccttctcttcttccttctccccaggaTTGTATTTCTGGGGCTGTCACTATAGTTAATGAGCTGGGACAGAGCTGGTGCTCTAGGAAAGTCATGCCAAGAGTCACACCCAGGGCACTGTACGTGCACAAATACCATGGAGAGAGACCCCCGAGGGGGGGAACACGTGAAAAAGAAACCCAATGGCTACCAACCAAGGAAGCTGGCAGACCTGAAGAGAAAAAGGGCTGGGGCTAAATTTGCGTTCAGCAGGTCTCAGCACAAGCCATCAGGTGCCTGGACATCCCCTCGCATGGACAGCCCAGCTACTGCATCACTGTGGATGCCATCCTCTGAAGGGCCTGGTGCCCACATCGTCCCTGCCTTCAGGAACAGTCCCTGGGTCGTCTCACTCCCAGGTTcccaggctggctggctggcacTGTGGACTTCAGGAGGAGAGCATGGTGCCTTGGCTGTTGGCCATGCAAATCCCACTCGTGCACATTCAGCCCATGTTTCAGCTGAACAGAGCAGCTTTGTTCAAACCTCACATGGCCTGAGCAAAAGGGCACTTCCCAAGGAGACATAAGGTCACTCTAGGGCAGCAAGACCCAGTACACAAACTGGGGCAGCAGCCCCAGTACACAAACCCTGGAGACCCAGGGCCCAGGAGGAAAATGGCCAGGGACTCACAGCTCATCCATGATGAGGGGCAGGATCTTGCCTTATCCATGGATGTGCCCAGTGTCAGGTGTCCCCCAGCTTCCATTTCCCCAAAAGCTCTTTCTCTTTACCTGCACCCTAGCTGCTAGCAAGCACTGAACTGCCAGGGCAATCAGTAGAATTGAGCAGCcacactgtgcctcagtttcccttctccACAAGGACAAAGCTCCACAGCTCTTCATCCATGTCCCATGTTCTCTTGGGAGCTGAGAGCTGGGGTACTCCAGCTCAGAAGCTGAGCTGGTGGGACTGAAGTGTTTTGGGCTGGATGGTGCAATACTGGCAAGTTTTCTCCCACCTCATCTCTGCAATACAACCCCTTGGGGACCCACTCTGGCAGCCTGGCTGAGTGGCGCAGAGCAGGGTGCCCGCCTTGCCATGGTGCCAAGAAACTCCCAGGAGACACTTGCAACCCAGCTGCTGTAGAACATGTCCTTCACTGCTATGAAAGCCCCTTTCCCCAccttgcaccccagcacagcccccttgcaactgcagcagcactggctgcACGCCCCATGCTCCACACTGGCCTTCGGTCTCAAACACAAGGCAGGGAAACTACTTACtggcatttctttttatttaacaaaatcaCAGCacaataaaaaagagagaaaagaagcaACTTAGACCTGTAATTGTTGCATTTAACAGATCTAGCAGCAAATACCTGAGAGTGGTGCAAACACTGCTCACACATACCTGCCCGGGCAGGAGTGTGGGACAGGGTTTGAATGCAGTGATAGGCTGGGGGACCCAGAAGGGGGGCAATGTCCCTGAGGAGAGCAGGGGCCAAGGGCAACATCACTGCCCACTCTGCTGCCACCGCATTACTGGCTCCATTTCTACCTGTGAAAGAAGGCCAGGAGGGTAAACAATGCAGGGAGGTCAGGGCATGAGAGAGGATCTGCACCAACCATGCCCTGCCCGAAGGCTTCTAGGTTGTGCTCAGCAAGGGAGCAGCACAGTGCATGGCCAGTGAGGAACATCTCAGtccctcccctccatccccacacTGTCCCATCCTGACAGCCCTTTCCAGGGATGTAGAAGGACTCAGACTTGAGGCTGACGATGGAAACCAAAGAGATTAGACTAGCACTGGAGGTCACAGCTGCTGTGCTGAAGGGAAGGCTGAGACCCTTCAAACACATCTTGCAGAACAGTCCATCAACCAGCTTCCAGGCTGCGAAGGCGGCAGAGTCTCTGGCCTGGCAGCCCCTGTCTCAGCTGATGAAGGTTACTGGGTCACAGTAGAGatggagggaagaaaagagagcAGGCAGGGCTCTTCCTAGCCCAACACACTGGCACGAGTCCCCAGGAGGGTCGGCTGGAGGTGAAAGCATGTTGGCTCCATTAGCTTCAGATTCACAGCTGGGAGACAGCCCCCACTCCAGGTGCTGGGGCTGGCCACAGGCTTCTTCAGAGCTTACTTGCCCTGGGTTTTGGCCTGGGGAAGTGAAAAAGACATCTGTGATGAGTGTGATCCTCAAGACAGGAGCCTCCTCAGAGTCCATTCCTTGAGGTCAGGGTGGTCACCAAGAGGTTCCCTCCCCTGGCCAAGCTATGGTGATAAAGCAGGGACCTGGCAGGGCTTGCAAAGCACCAAATAAACTCATTGCAAGCCCTCCTGGTGAAGATATAGAAGTTGCAAGCTTCAAGATGGTAGGGCAAAAGTGGGTAGGGATTTGTTCCCAGTGTCATTTGCTGTGGTGCCCATTAGGCTCAGTCCAGGGTGGCACTGAGTGGGTAACAACCCCAGGACTGCATTTATTTGGGGTGGAAGAGGGTCTGCAAAGGAGCCAGACTGATCCCAGTTggaaggaggagggatggagacTGAGTCAAAGCATCCATTTCTCAGTAGAGCATgtcccagctcttcccagcatCCCAGTCACACTGGGAAAAGCCTGTTTGGTGGTGGATAAACCCACCACTGGGCTGCCCCCATTACCAGCTGAGAAGACGGACAGCTTACCTTCCTGGCAGAGCTGGCATCCAGCTTCTCTTGGAGGCGAAGCACCCACGGGGCTTGGAGAGGGGCACAGAGACGTTTACCCTTTGTGGTGATAAACCTGCCAGgtccatgggaaaaaaaacagatgaggTGAGTAGGACACCCAGGAGATACTCAAGCACAGCTCAAGCTCTCACCCACTGCCTCCCTGACTGTCCTCCTCCACCTCTACCTTGAGATGACTTTCTTCCCTGACTTTTGTCCCAACATTCCCCCTCCCAGCAGATGCTGCTCTGATTGAGCCTCTGATCCCCAGGGTCTCTTCCACAACCCTCCCTATTCCCTTGCCCCCAAAACTAGCTCAACATCCCTCCACCACCCTTCTCTGCCTCCAtccctgcctccctgcagggTCCATCAATTAGCTATTGTCCTTCAGCCAACACCACCCCGGAGCTCTTACACGGTAGCCGGGATGTCGCAGCCATCCTGCACCAGCTGGAGCCGGTAATCCTGTACTATCCGCCGCGGGATGGGTATCTCGCTTGTCCGCAGGCAGCAGTCAAGGACGTTGTTCCCACCATGGACTGGAGGAGGAACACAACAGGCAGGCTGAGTATCCTCTCCCTGGGTTGGCTGCACTTTCACCCAGCCTCCCCGGAGGAGGGGCAGGATGGCACCCATCAGAAATGCCCTCACACACCACCCCAGCTGCACACACAGGCACGAGCCTTATTGCTCCCACACCCCGGCACCAGGAGCCCTCTACCTCCTTCCAACACAAAGCAAAGGAGATGAGAAACAGTGAAACGGTGCAGGGCAACCCTTCTGCATGCCTGTGTCCCTCCTGCACCTCCAGGGCCAGTGACAGCACGAAGCAAGGCAGGACAGGGGTCTTTACCTGGCTTCAGAATGCTGCAATACAGACACCCATTCCTGAGAGGCTGAGAATGACTTCAGCTTTATTTGCTGAAGCAGTCATAGGTTTTGCAGCTACCTCATCACCAGCCCACCCCATACCAATCAGTCCTGTGACAGCTGGGGGATACAGCTCTCTGCAGAGTAGGGGACCTTGGTCACCCTGCAAGCAAATGCTGTGTTCACTGTTAATGACCATCAAGGATGACAGTGCCCAGGGATGCCTGTAACCCCAGGCAGCAAGGTGTGGTGCAACACCACAAGACGTCTGAActtcccagctccctgcagcagagcagagggcctggtgtcacacacacagacaacagTGACCTGTGCAAACCCTGTGTCCAACACCAGCAGCCCCTCAAGCATGGGCTCTGCCCCAACACAtaccttccctccctctcccagccccttgtccccaggctgccccacaccAAAGAGCGCCAGGGATGCTCTGCTGGTGTGTTGGGGAGAATGGGACCAAGATGAACCCAGCCCGGTGTGCACAGGCTGGTCtagggcactgggaggcaggaTTGCTCCATGGCCTTTCCCAAGCTCGGTTTTCCAGCCCCAGTGCCCTGCAAGCTCCTGCTTGGACTTTGGGCAGGACAGAGTCCCTCTGGGACAGGTTACAAGAAGAGTATGCAGGAGGGCTGCAACAGACCCCCAGTCATAAGTCCCTCTAGAAGTCTGATGAATAtgcaaaggagagaaaggaaCTGGATCCTCTCCCTTCTGCAAGAAAAGCAGTCTGAGAGGTTCGGTCTTACCATCCAGGATACGTCCCAGCACCAGGAGACTAAGGCAGAGAAGATAGAGCCGCTGCATTTTGCTGATGACTCTTGCAGAGGGTGGGCTGAAGGCGACGGTGCTCCGGGTGGTAGAGGTGAGCTCTGAACAGCTtccctgtgctctgctgctggtgctCCCTGCTGCCTATTTATCCTTCCAGCCTGTGGCTTTCACTTTCTTTTGGAGAAGAAGGGTGGGAAGTTGCAACAAGTCTTGCCACAGGCTGAATTTTAATCTTTGAGCATTTCCCGAATATCCCGCCTGCTTTCCCTGTAGCCAGATGCTCTGCAGTTCCAGTCAAATAACCTCTTGCCCTCTCTGCTGCCGGCACCCAGGCCACAGGAGATGCTGGTCAGGGCCAGTGCAGCTCCAGGGTCCCTTCACCCTGAAAAAGCACCCCAGGGCCCTGGGTAAGCATGTGGAGGATTTAACCCTGTCTCTCCCCTGAAGCATCTCTCAGTTGTTCTCATTAGATATAGCATAGGCTCAACCCACAGGTACTGGGGGGAGAGCTTGCCTCAATCCCATTTTTGCTTATATACTGATATTAGGGTGATGCCTGGCTACTGCTGAGCCCCCCATCAGGTCACAGGAGCCTGTCTGGCTCACCCTGCTCTCCCTGGCTGGGTGTGGGGGGGCATATCTGAAGCTGGTGGATGGAGGGGAGCCCAGCCAGCATATTCCACTCCAGGGCCATGATCTCACATGCCAAAAGACAACCTGCTTTACAGATGTCCCAACAAATGGGATCATGGCCAAAGGCAGCTACAGATCTTCCTGGAAACAGGTTTTCTCAGCACAAGAGCAGAAATCCCCCACAGAGGCTGTGTGCAGGGAGTGAGCTGCCAGCAGCTCACCAGCTGTGTGGGTACTGCAGAGAGTGAAGACCAGCACTGCCACTGCAAACCTTCACAGGAATGCAGGGACGAGGGGCTGTTCCTCCTTGGTATAGTGACTCACCACCATGCCAGTGCCACCTGCAGTGATGTCCCTTAACCAGCCTGCTTCAGCCCTGATATGTGGCACGTGGGGTGCTGAGAGCAGTGGGGTTGTGCAGCCTAGGCAAGGGATGATGAAGGGGTCTcactgctgccagcagctgccttgTAGGGGTTTGGAGAGGTGCCAGGgtccagctcttcttggaggggCCCAGAGACAGGATGAGAGGCAACAGCACCAGTTGCACCCAGGGAAATTCCCACTAATAGTAGGTAAAAAAGTTCCCCACAGGTCTGAACAAATTCTGGAGCAAGATCTGCACCCCTCTACCCTCTCACTTGCTCCAGCTTCAGCCTGTCCTTGCACCTCAATGGAAAGCACTCCACAGCCCTTCCACAGGGAAAATTATCTCTGGGACAAGACACAGGGCTGGGACCTGGGCACCTCAGTAGGTCTCTCTTCTATCAGCAGTAGCAGATAGCAAGCTctgtcccttccctgctccaTGGTAAGGAGCAAGAAGAGACTCCAGCTGTGTCACCAGCCAAAGTGTTTCATCCCTGTACTGGCATTGGCACTGGCACCAGCCTCATGCATGGGGTGGTCTCCTCCATCAGGAGAGCATCATCTCCGGCCACTCCTGGCAAGCTGGTGCTGTGCTGAAGGGATTAGGCAGGGGTGGGTGGGCAAAATGAGCATCACAAACAGGATGTGCCAGCTTAACTTCAGTCAGCACCTACCTTTTTCTAGCACTCACAAGCTATTGAAGACAAATCTTGGCTGGCAGAAGGGGAATTTAGGTGTCAGAGGATTAGTGTCAGTCATCAGCCCCAGCCTTGTGCAGGTTTGGGGATGCAGGATGGCTCTGGGACCTGGTCTCCACTTGATCTCCCCACGGCGCTGCCAAAGAGATGCCACAGCAGGGAGGACAATGGCTTCTGGCTGCTGATGCTGGTGGTCAGACCTCCAGGCACAGCCACTCCTAACGCAGAGCCATCTCCTCGCTGGGGGCTGGACTGACAAGTTGAAGCCCCCTGCAAAGAGGGGGCCCCATAATCAGAACCCTGTCCCTTGCCAAACACTTGCCTCCTCACATGTTCAGTGGGTTTGACAGCTACCAAAGCATGCTCAAAGGATTGGACAGGAGTTCTGGGCGGTGCTGGGGGTCCTGTCCTGTGGGAcccccctccagcagctgctggggtCCTGGTCCCTGCAGCAAGACACATTTCTGGCACAGGAAGCTCTCACCTGCTGCAGGGTCCTGGCTGGCCACTCACTGAAAGCAGTGTGTCCGGTGTTGGGAATACATCGTTCTGGGGAGAAACCCCTTAACTGCCTCTGGCTGAAGGGGACCCCCTGCCCTcgtgctgcctgcagccctgccaacATATGGGCAGGAAAGAAAGGCTCTGCTTCCTCCCAGCAGCTGTCTGGGTGCCAAGTGGGTGAAAGCACAGCTACTCCAGTCACTTCTGCTCCCCAGGAGGGGCACTGGAGAGTGAGGAAAGGGGCTTTCCATACATGTTGTGAAAGGGGAATGTGGCGGGTTTCCCCCCtctgctggggtcagtgggatttcTAAGAAGAGAGTGGTCATCTCTGAAGTGCATCCCTGTGGTATGCAGGGAGGTCACCCACATCCCCCTTGCAGGACTGAGCCTCGGGGACCAGAAGAGATGGCGCAGATGAGGAATAGAGGATGTTTCAGGGTCCAGGCTCTTCAGAAGCATATGCAGGCAGGGAATGGTCAGGGAATCCAGTGCAATttgggaagagggaagagcatTGTTCATGATGACCCACTTAAGCCTCATCCAGAGCAATTTCAGAGCACTGGAACTCCAGCCCCAAGGACACCACAGGCAGCGTGAAGCACCCCATAGCACTCAACGCTGCAGAAGCCTCGATAACGCAGTTGTTAATTAAACTGGAAACCATTCACAGGGAGGATCCCCATGGCGAATCCAACCTGTCAAAATGTAAACGGTCTGTGTGAGCATCACCTCCATCCCCAGGCTCTCCTTGGGGAGCACCCACCACACTGCCACTCTCCCAGAGACCTGCCAGCTGCAAGAGCCCCCGGGGCAGCTGCTCGCTGCCAGCTCGTGGGCCCCAGCACTCTCCCCAGGTTGCCTTGCGGTGCTCTGCTTTCCACCTCCAATCTACGGATCTGGAAGGGGCAAAGGGGGAATTTCAGCAAATTCCAGACACAGCCAGTCCCTGGGGCAGGATCTCGCCTGGCTGCATTCACCTCATTAGGAAATACTGGGCAGGCATTGCAGCTGTTCCAATTTCCCTTGCAACTCCCGGCACGAGGGAGCCTCCTGCACAGCTCCCACTGCAGTCCCAGTCCTGGTGCAGCACAGGGACTGGGGCGTCCACCAGACCACAGGGCTCAGGGCCCCACTGCATCTCTTCTAGATGAATGAACCTCATCAATCTGATTTAACTggagttaaggaaaaaaaaaagagcaagccaTGACTTTGCCCAGAGGGAGCAAAGATAGTCCCGAGGATCTGGCTAAGAGGGATACAGAAGGTGCCAATTCCTACTCTCTTAGAGCCCATCTGTCCCTAACACCTGTTGAGTTCAGTGCCACTGATGTTGAGGTCACTGTAGACAATAGGAATCAGAGGCAAGACCCTTCAACTGGGAcccaatcaacccccccaggtgaGCACCCATCTCCTAGGGTCCCTGCAGCACACTTGTCCTTCAACATCATCTTTGGCTGCACAGCTTCCCAGCCAGGTGCTTCCTGCAAATGACCTTGGACATGCTGTGATGGCACCGAGATGGCAGTGGCCAGGTGGGATGCCCCCAGGCCTGGGTCCCTGTCATCACACTGCCTGTCCTCCTCTCTGCAACTTCTCCAGAGGTTTCAGGACAGGatggctggggaacagctctAAGACCTGTGCAAAAAGCAGCCCATCAGCAATTTCCTTGCCATCTCCCATGTAACTTGGCAGGAAGCATGCCCAGTGAGGCTGCACCCAAACTCACATGTGGACAGATCTAAAACCACCATGGGATGGACTAAAAGCCATGAAGGCTGCTCTCTTTCACTGCTCTGTTGGCTTTTACATCAACACTGGCCAGAGGAGGGTGTGGGGTTCTTGGTCTGGTGCAGCTCTGGGACATGACTCACTTTGGCCCCACTGTAGGACATCCTCAGAGGAGAGCAGATGCTCTTCCACTGCCCCTAGAAGAGCTGCATCCCAGCAGCAGGTCTGCAATCCCCAGCAGGATGGGAGGAAGATGGGGGCACCTGGGAACAGAAAGAGAACTGGCAGCACAAGGACACCCCAAAGCCAAGGGTCAGCAAAATGGAGAATGGGAGAAGGAGGGCACTTGGGAGCTACTACATGTAGGTGAAAAAAGGCTTGAGAGGACGGTCTGAGCTGGGGACCATTAGGCCAGGATGGGGGCCAAGGAATGGCCAGGACTGGGAAATACCTTGCAGCAGGAAGGGTGGGAATCCTTGTTACCCACCAGCCACTTCTCcacctcctctctgctctcaaGACCATGGCAGACCCCAGGATGTCAGCGTTGGTGGAGAGAGCACCAAAAAACACCTTGAAGCTTCAGTTGGAAACCACAGCTCCTCTAGCACCCACACAGCCCCGGAAACAGCCCTTGGCacctgcagggctgctgcagcaTTTCTGGCTCCTGCTTCTCAGGAACAGCGCAGGGTGGATGGACAGAGCTGGTACACATCTCCAGGTGAGCCTCGCTGGAGCTCAGCCCGGCATTGCCACCCAGCACGATCCGCTGACGGCACAAGCCCGGAGCGCCGTCTGCGCCAGCTAACAACTTGAGCTAATCATTTGGCCTGGGTTCAAGACTTCCCTTTTCTTGGCTGAACTCTGTGCTTTCTGTCTTGCCTCGCTACTTTCTGCTGTCACTGAAGCCTTTCTGCTTCAGGGTGGCCAAGCTCTCCTAACTTTTTGCTCTGCTTGACATGGTTGTAActttcctgccttccctgcagaaTGTCAGTATGGCTTGTACTGCCCCAACACACGCTGCATCAATGCTGCCTTGGCTTTGCACATGGGGTGAAGTAGCGGATTTGCCCTGCCCAGAGGTACAACTGCATGAATCCTTCTCTGCTGCTTCACTCTGGCATCTGCTTAGAGCATTTTCTTTATATCACTTGTCTCAACTGGGGTCTGTGGATTCAACTCCTCCATGAGGAAGGGGTGCTGGCCCCTGCTGTGCACTCCAGATACCAGCCCATCGCCTCTCCCTCCAGCCTCTCTCAGGGAATCTCCTAGGAGGTGTTTCCCTGGTGCCATCTCACTATGGCTGGTCTGTGGCCACCTGTCTCATCAGCAAGACTCCCATTAACCCTGACACCTTATTTTCCTTAAAAGCAGCATTCTGCAGTAATGTGCTTAAAAGCACATTCTGGAAGTCGTGTGCAAATGCCCATGTGTGTGGAGGCACAGTCACACATGGAGCTGCATTTATGCATCTGTGTCCACGTTCACGTGTGCCTTCCTGAGCAGGTGCCTGTGCCTGAGCACAGGACAAACTCCAGTGCTCTTCCACAAGCCATGCTTTTAGGATAAATTTTAGGCTAAATTAGAAAACCCCAATGGGCATGTCTTCTTAACCTGCTTTAGCCTAATGCCCATCTAgcattttaggagaaaaaaaacccatgcagtgTTTACATCTGCAGCCACAGAGACACCAGGATACATTTCACATGCTGGCTCGCTCCTGCCATCTGCTCGTGCTTTTCTGGTTGTGGTTGCAGACGTATTTGTCGGGCTTTGTCTCTAGTGGGGTTTTGCAATCATTTCACAATCTCCTGACATCACAACCAGTACAAGGAGTCCTGCAGAAGGCAGGGCCAGCCTCACAGGGCTGAATGCTGTGTGTCTCCAGCAAATCCAGGGTTGCCTCCAGCCCTCCCATAGCATCTCCAGTTGACTCCCAATGCACGGGGGTCAGTTCCCAGGCTCCCGGCAAAGCCCAGGTCAGAGCACAGCCTCACTAATAACTTGGTTTAATGCTGTTTCCATAAAGCAGCAGGGAGCACAGAGTGCCAGCTTCGAGCAAGAAGTGCTTGTCCAGGGAAGTTTGGAGTTGGAAGGAAAAACTCTGCCATGAGGAAAAGGCACCACATACAAAACTAGTTTGTTCCCCCGTGTTTGATGGCATCTCAGGACCCCTTGGCTCGGACAGATGAGCAGACAGAATGGCTTCACCATGCTGGGCAACACAGCTGCAGGAGAGGGAACTTTCATGGCCCCTGTACCCTATGTCAGCATTTCCCAGTCCCTGCACCCCAGGGATGCAGCACCCAGGGGAGCTGCAAAGACCAGGACCTGGGGGATGATGGTGTGTCAGGCAGGAGAGCAGACCCTCATGAagtccctcctgctcccctcaACGCCCATCACAACAGCCAGAAGAAGTGAGTTTGGTTGTAAAGGATATATTTTATTGCCTCGCATCCTGTCCAAAAGCCATCTGGCAGACGGCTGCACACTCCCACATGGAGGAGAGGGCAGCACAGAGCCAGCTCAGCACCCGTCCTGTACTCAGGGACGGTATCTTGGACTTCACAGTTTCTTTACACTGCCTTAAAATAGTAGATCTAAACGTATGTCTAATAAGCAATCAAG
Protein-coding regions in this window:
- the LOC141973596 gene encoding C-C motif chemokine 19-like isoform X2; translation: MQRLYLLCLSLLVLGRILDVHGGNNVLDCCLRTSEIPIPRRIVQDYRLQLVQDGCDIPATVFITTKGKRLCAPLQAPWVLRLQEKLDASSARKAKTQGK
- the LOC141973596 gene encoding C-C motif chemokine 19-like isoform X1; this translates as MGAILPLLRGGWVKVQPTQGEDTQPACCVPPPVHGGNNVLDCCLRTSEIPIPRRIVQDYRLQLVQDGCDIPATVFITTKGKRLCAPLQAPWVLRLQEKLDASSARKAKTQGK